One segment of Primulina tabacum isolate GXHZ01 chromosome 6, ASM2559414v2, whole genome shotgun sequence DNA contains the following:
- the LOC142550158 gene encoding uncharacterized protein LOC142550158 — translation MSNELQRRFVEAVNAADIHLHLKELYGVQTRSERHATVKELMTTSLRDGASVHEHDVRMIGLIEKLVGLDVVIPSELATDIILLSFPASFKGFVVNFIMNKLEATLEELVNMFTTYEATIRKEKHVLLVGSLSGTKKGAPKKGKKRSAPLKKNKPNKKPYKKPTPGLTKPDKS, via the coding sequence ATGTCGAATGAACTGCAGAGGCGGTTCGTGGAGGctgtgaatgctgctgacattcacctTCATTTGAAAGAGTTGTATGGAGTACAGACTCGATCAGAGAGACATGCTACTGTGAAAGAACTCATGACTACAAGTCTGCGAGACGGGGCTTCTGTCCATGAGCATGATGttaggatgattgggctcattGAGAAATTGGTGGGGCTCGACGTcgttattcctagtgagctcgCGACTGATATTATCCTGTTGTCATTTCCTGCCTCATTCAAGGGATTTGTGGTTAATTTTATTATGAACAAGCTTGAGGCcacccttgaagagttggtcaataTGTTTACTACTTATGAGGCCACAATAAGAAAGGAGAAGCATGTTCTTCTAGTGGGTTCTTTGTCCGGTACGAAAAAGGGAGCCCCAAAGAAAGGCAAGAAGCGTTCTGCCCCTCTGAAGAAGAACaagcccaacaagaagccatacAAGAAACCAACTCCGGGGCTCACAAAGCCTGACAAGTCATAA